A genomic window from Herbiconiux aconitum includes:
- a CDS encoding alpha-ketoacid dehydrogenase subunit beta — protein MTILDDNALGTSAATGSALTPSPSAVASPGTPAAPAPLSIAGALNAALRDALADDPSVVVFGEDVGPLGGVFRVTDALHATFGESRVWDSPLAESGIVGTAIGMAMYGLRPVIEMQFDAFSYPAFEQITSHLAKMRNRTRGRVSLPVVIRIPYAGGIGGVEHHSDSSEAYWTHTPGLTVVTPSNPADAYSMLREAIASDDPVIFLEPKSRYWSKDAVALPVRTAPMTRAQVLREGTDVTLIAYGPTVKTALEAATLGEAEGLSVEVVDLRSLSPFDDETVGASVRKTGRAAVIHEAAQFGGYGAEVAARVTERQFFHLQAPILRIAGFDVPFPSPQLEEHHLPTAERVLAALDTWEW, from the coding sequence ATGACGATCCTCGACGACAACGCACTCGGCACCAGCGCTGCCACCGGCAGCGCGCTCACGCCTTCGCCGTCGGCGGTCGCCTCACCCGGGACGCCCGCCGCGCCCGCCCCGCTCAGCATCGCCGGCGCACTCAACGCCGCCCTGCGCGACGCCCTGGCCGACGACCCGTCGGTGGTCGTGTTCGGCGAAGACGTCGGCCCGCTCGGCGGTGTCTTCCGGGTGACGGATGCGCTGCACGCGACCTTCGGTGAATCGCGCGTCTGGGATTCCCCGCTCGCCGAATCCGGCATCGTCGGCACCGCGATCGGCATGGCGATGTACGGCCTGCGGCCCGTCATCGAGATGCAGTTCGACGCCTTCAGCTACCCCGCTTTCGAGCAGATCACCTCCCATCTCGCGAAGATGCGCAACCGCACGCGGGGTCGTGTCTCGCTGCCCGTGGTCATCCGCATCCCCTACGCCGGTGGCATCGGCGGGGTCGAGCACCACTCCGATTCCTCGGAGGCGTACTGGACGCACACCCCCGGCCTCACCGTCGTCACCCCGTCGAACCCGGCGGATGCCTACTCGATGCTCCGCGAGGCGATCGCGAGCGACGACCCGGTGATCTTCCTCGAGCCGAAGAGCCGGTATTGGTCGAAGGACGCGGTCGCCCTGCCCGTGCGCACGGCGCCGATGACGCGGGCGCAGGTGCTGCGCGAAGGCACCGACGTGACGCTGATCGCCTATGGTCCGACGGTCAAGACAGCCCTCGAAGCGGCGACCCTCGGCGAGGCCGAGGGGCTCTCGGTCGAGGTCGTCGACCTGCGGAGCCTGTCACCCTTCGACGACGAGACAGTGGGCGCTTCGGTGCGCAAGACCGGTCGCGCCGCCGTCATCCACGAGGCCGCCCAGTTCGGCGGCTACGGTGCCGAAGTCGCCGCGCGGGTGACGGAGCGGCAGTTCTTCCACCTCCAGGCGCCCATCCTCCGCATCGCGGGATTCGATGTACCGTTCCCCTCTCCCCAGCTCGAGGAACATCACCTGCCGACCGCCGAGCGCGTGCTCGCCGCTCTCGACACCTGGGAGTGGTGA
- the pdhA gene encoding pyruvate dehydrogenase (acetyl-transferring) E1 component subunit alpha yields MALASLVALLHDDIMNDDVAARAEPVRPTQKPIRLIDEKGVPVEGAERAGFVLPEPEMLLDLYRGMVLARRFDVQVTALTRQGRLATYPSAFGQEACEIGAVRSLGEQDWLFPTYRDSIALLTRGVPPEQILSSFRGDWHMGFDPYEHRISPQATPLATQALHAVGLATAAKLKGDDVVALTLLGDGATSEGDAHEAFNFASVWQAPVVFVVQNNGYAISVPFAKQSHARTLADRAIGYGMPGYFVDGNDVAAMHAVTSAAVQNARSGGGPTLIEGLTYRIESHTNSDDPTRYRSKDEVAHWKTLDPVARLETYLRASGALGDELRQEIADAAEELAGATRDAMNTNPVLDPLELFDHVYAAERPALREQRAFLERELAATVSTASVSSGSVSTASVSAEPGSTS; encoded by the coding sequence GTGGCTCTCGCATCGCTCGTGGCGCTGCTGCACGATGACATCATGAACGACGACGTCGCCGCTCGCGCCGAACCCGTGCGCCCCACTCAGAAGCCGATCCGCCTGATCGACGAGAAGGGCGTGCCGGTGGAGGGCGCGGAGCGTGCCGGCTTCGTGCTTCCCGAGCCCGAGATGCTGCTCGATCTCTATCGCGGCATGGTGCTGGCCCGCCGTTTCGATGTTCAGGTCACCGCTCTCACCCGGCAGGGCCGGCTCGCCACCTACCCCTCCGCGTTCGGGCAGGAGGCGTGCGAGATCGGAGCTGTGCGGTCTCTCGGTGAGCAGGATTGGCTGTTCCCGACCTACCGCGACAGCATCGCGCTGCTGACGCGCGGGGTGCCGCCGGAGCAGATCCTGTCGTCGTTCCGCGGTGACTGGCACATGGGATTCGACCCCTACGAGCACCGGATCTCCCCGCAGGCCACCCCGCTGGCCACCCAGGCCCTGCACGCGGTCGGGCTGGCCACGGCCGCAAAGCTGAAGGGCGATGACGTGGTGGCGCTCACCCTGCTCGGCGACGGAGCGACCAGCGAGGGCGACGCGCACGAGGCCTTCAACTTCGCCTCGGTGTGGCAGGCACCCGTGGTGTTCGTGGTGCAGAACAACGGTTACGCCATCAGCGTGCCGTTCGCGAAGCAGTCGCACGCCCGCACCCTGGCAGACCGCGCGATCGGCTACGGCATGCCCGGCTACTTCGTCGACGGCAACGACGTGGCCGCGATGCACGCCGTCACGTCGGCGGCCGTGCAGAACGCGCGATCCGGAGGCGGACCGACACTGATCGAAGGCCTCACCTACCGCATCGAGTCGCACACGAACTCCGACGACCCGACGCGCTACCGGTCGAAAGACGAGGTGGCGCACTGGAAGACCCTCGATCCGGTGGCGCGTCTCGAGACCTACTTGCGCGCATCCGGAGCTCTCGGCGACGAACTGCGTCAGGAGATCGCAGATGCCGCGGAGGAGCTCGCCGGGGCCACGCGGGATGCGATGAACACGAACCCCGTGCTCGATCCGCTCGAACTCTTCGACCACGTGTACGCCGCCGAGCGGCCCGCGCTGCGTGAGCAGCGGGCGTTCTTGGAGCGGGAGCTGGCCGCCACCGTTTCGACCGCATCCGTTTCGAGCGGATCCGTCTCGACCGCATCCGTCTCCGCCGAACCCGGGAGCACCTCATGA